TTTTTTTCAAGTAGTTTCCTATTCTCTGGATTTTTGGCTTCGTTGGGTGTTCTGTCGTCCTCAACTTCTGAATGTTGAACGTAGCTTGTTATAGCTGGAACATTAGTATTGTTTTCTTTCTCTATTTCCTGTTCCTTTTTTTCTTCATCCAGTGTGCAATTTCCAAATGTTTCATATATTTTTCTAACATTCTCTGGTATCTCTCTCTTTAAATCTCTATTTTTGTATCGTTTGGGTCCTCTTGCTGAAGATCCAACCTTATTGATGATGTTGTCTTCTGAAGCTCCTTGCATGTGTTTGTCATATTGCCTTGTTTCTTTCTGCTGCAGATTGTTAGAATTGCCATTTATACTTTCCTGAGATGATGCCTTGAACTGACCCGTCTCCAGACCCGCAAACGCTAACCGTTTCTCAGGAGAGAGCATGTCAAGGGAATGGGCTCGTTGGTCCAAACCAAGCCGTCTTCGCTCCATGTTTCGGATGGTTGCTGCCCTTTGAAGTTTGTCATGAATTTCCACACTTAGTCGCCTTCGCGTTTCCCTGAACTCTGCCGTCACGTTTGCTTTCCATTCAGCGGCATGAGCCTTAATTTCACCAACCTGCAAGTACATAGGAATCATTATTTATTGTTACGCAAGAATGAATCAGTTGAGGCAACAGTAACACATAAGATCAACAGTAATGCTTAATAAAGGCAACCTTCCACACAAAATAGGTAAGAAAACTaaagttgtgtgtgtttgtggcagTGTCAGTGTCCATTTGATAGGCTGTGTCATCATCTTGCAGGTTCTTTTCTTCCCCactgcagtggcatagtggtattgtcactagactagtaatccagtgacccagggtaatgctctggagacctgggttcaaacaccaccatgacagatggtgaaatttgaattaaataaaattgaatgtctaataatgaccatgaaaccattgtcgatcgtcagaaagacccatctggttcactaatgtcctttagggaaggaaatctgccatccttagccagtctggcctatatttgactccagacccagagcaatgtggctaattcttaaatgcccccagggatgggcaataagtgctggcccagccagcagtgcccacatcccatgaacaaatagaaGAAACTTTGAAGTTACAGATTAGTTTGCATGTTGGAAAGTTTGAAAAATGTTGCAACTTGTACGAACAGAAGCAAAAGCATTttgcagtttaatttagataatggATTGTCAATGTTTTTTCCTCCACCAGTGCATTTGAACATTTTGTTCCCCTTCCCTCGGGTAAGAATTAttcaacttcctaacccacatgaATTGCAAAATGATAAAGCAAAGAAACAAACACTGCATTTAGTGGTTGATTTGTAGAGATTTAACCTGTTACTTGAAATATCTCCCTGTTGATATGTACAATGGAACTTTTCCTTTTGAGTTTCACTAAGTCTTTAAATTGTACCAATGGAACAAAATACTTAAATGACAAAAGACTGCAATATAATAAGCTCTAGATTATACAGACTGCACAACTGTCTCGGATTCTGCTGGCAAAAAGCTTCAAGATTCCAAAAAGCACCTTTGGGCTTTACCACCAAATAACAATATTGCTAGCCAATTAATGCTTCCTAAAGGGAATTCCTTGTTGCTGGTTTCAAATCCCCAGGAAATAAGCGGAGACAACCTGACCTCATTTCACTCTAGAGAACCCATTAGCATGAACACCTTAATTACACCTGTCAGAGCAGGTCCTACAGGTGAAAGACCAGTGATCCAACATAAAATGTCCACACCATGCCAATGTAGAGTGACTATTGGCCTTGATGCGGCAATTGCatcagttgggcagcacggtagcacagtggttagcactgctgcttcacagctcctgggttcgattcccggcttgggtcactgtctgtgtggagtttgcacattctcctcatgtctgcgtgggtttcctccgggtgttccggtttcctcccacagtccaaagatgtacgggttaggttgattgaccatgctaaaaattgcccttagcgtcctgagatgcgtaggttagagggattagtgggtaaatatgtagggttatgggggtagggcctgggtgggattgtggtcagtgcagactcgatgggccgaatggcctctttctgtactgtagggtttctatgatttctatgagctgtTTATCAGCTTTTGCAGATACTGCCCTTCCTTAATATCTGTAGCATTCTTGACTCTTGGGTTtccgcttagaatcatagaatctgtacagtgcagaaggaggccatttggcccatcgagtctacaccaaacaaatcccacccagactctattcccataaccccttatatttacccggctaatccctctgacactaggattaatttaacatggccaatcaacctaacccgtgcatctttggactgtgggaagaaaccagagcacccggaggaaacccacgcagacatgagaagaacatgcaaattccacacagttattcaccccaggctggaattgaacctgggcccctggcgctgtgaggcagtagtgctaaccactgtgccaccatgatgcctgTACACTTCATGGTTTACTAGCGAAACTTTGCAATCTAACTCTGACTTTTGAGGCTCTGTTGACATGTGAAAACTTGAATAGGCGCAGAATGTTTTGACTGGTAGGCTTCCCAAGAGTTTAGGCTGCTATAACTGGAAGGCATGTAGTGATCAGTGTTCCAGACAACAGCTCTAATGCATCAGCTGGAAGGTGTAGCAGCCCTTAGATATTCGGATGGTTTCTGCAAGCTAATGTCCAATATACAAGAATCAGCCATGATGCTTTTATTATGTAACATTCCATGGTGTCCACATTATTTGATGCGTTGCATCTTTCTCATATTCCTGAATAGAAACCCTGGCACTGCAACATACAAGTTCCATGCCACCACACATTTGTGCTGTTGGACACACCATTGTGAAATATAATTTGCTGAGCATGGAAGAAGGAGCATGCGACAGGTCAAAGGACCTGCCGGACCACAGAGAGGATGAGGCAGAGGGGGAGATCAACATGGCGGGAGATGATGTGCAAGCAGGGAGATTGGGGAGATATTCTGTGATTGAGATCTGCAGTCGAAGCACGCCACTGAACAATTCTtttgctgtgaaaatccacacATTGTCCCACTGAAGAAATGCCGTACGTTCCTCATTCCAAAACTGAACTGCTGTTTTTAAGTTCCCTCTCGCCTTCTTCTCTGCACAGAGGGTTTGTGTTGACCGTACTCACTTGAAGAAGAGCTTCAAACTCTGCTGTGCGAGGTACTAATGTGCTCTATTGTGCTCTACAATTCCTGTGATTTAATTAGTAGGTGGCCTTTACCTCCAAAGAGGGCTCACACATTTATATCAGCATCTTACCTCTTCCTTTGTTTTCTTGGATATCACACGTAGCCAGTCTCCAATCATGCTGAGGACAGCTGCAAAGTAGGCCAGACCCACTAGAATCCAGAACCAGACTAACGGTTTATACCATTCTCGATAATGAATAGATATGTTTCCGCCTAAATAAACAGATTACACAAAACTAAGTGTACacatttaaaactttcaactgttCCTTAATATTGCACAATATATTGGAACATGAGAGCCCATTGTTTAGTTTTCAAAGAAGATCCAATTTCACAACAACTGCTAACCTCTGTCACCTGCTGTGATCATTCAGTGACAGTGGATCATAGAGGTTTCAGCACTCTCAGACATATTGGTGATGTCCAACAATTTCTAAAGCATTTTTTTGTAAATGTTAAAGTTCACAAAAATACTCACCAACTCATAAAACACTCAAAACAGCAGCAGTTCTTAACAGCATTAAGTAAAGTGGCCTTGGTTCAGACACTTGGTTTGATTGAAACTGGCCTAAGCCAATCAAACTCAGAGCTGGAAACAAACAGCTGAAATTACTACTTCTGATCAGAAATCAATAGGAAAAGCACAAGCTGTGTCACAATCGGTGGTATTTTGCTCACACGAATGTATTCCTGTCGGCCCTCAAGTGCAATACTAGCCACTGGTTTGTCTGTCGTAAAAACGGAACATCTGCCTTGCTGTTTCTGTTGCCATATTACATTTACACTAATTTATGTTGTACATCCTATTCTTTCAATTATTTATCTGTTTGTGCAGAGTAATCCATTAAGCCATGAGATTAGACTGACATAGGGCCTTGCAACTGGCAAGGTATCAAAAATGCATGAAGCAAACTAGTAGAAGAACTTAGGGCATTTTGACAAACACAGAAACAAAGAGTTTGAGGCTGTAAATGGCCAGTCATCACTGATTTTCTTTTGGAGTTCCATGTAAGAACTGAACTAGTCTTGTGAAATTAACTTCAAAATTATGAATACCTATCAGCTGAGACTGCTATCCACAACAGAACAGAAAAAATGAAACTTGTTTGACTCGTGAGATGAATTTGAATTATACGTCTATTCAGACAAACAATTTTTATATGTACTTAAATAATCTACAGCTAATAAATTAAAGGACAGATCCATTCAACAAGTTGCAGCATGTAGTATACATGCAATTTTCAAATTCTCTGCAGTGCGTTGTTCGAGAACCTCAACTGACTATCTTACTCATGGATTTATTTGCTATTGAAAAACTCTGCTAATGAAATTTAAAATTGAGTAATCTGTTAACATTTTTAGAAATTGAATGATTGCTTCATTCATCATCCAATTCTCCCCATTCTGCTGTTGGCTTCGGCCTGTTTGGGTTTATCAATTTTCATACTTTTTCTCTCTAACAAAACAGGGTTTTGATTAACAGGAGAATGAAAAAGTAAAATAAATGTAAAACAAGATGGAAACTAGGAGGATGTGATAATTAAACAGAAATAAATGTATTTGAAATAAATATTTCTACTCTTGTATTTTCTCCATTCATTTCTACATTTACTAAAATTGTAATATTGTCATCATACAATTTCTCCAACAAATATTTGTAACAATAGGATAACTAATTAATAATTTGATATTTAAGTCAAGACATTATTACACTGTAATTTATGGGGATGTTTTCAAAAGGAGTGTACTTACAAAAATAACAACTCCAAAAACAGAGTGAAGAAATGTCATAGTAGTAATCGAGATATTCAGGGAATCATCATGGAAGCcttgcagttcagaaggaggcacatcgggcctgcaccaactctccaacagagcatctcacccaggttcACCACCCCCTACCCCTGCTCTgttcccaaaaccccatgcatttaccctagctaatccacctaacctgcacgtcttgggacactaaggggcaatttagcatggccaatctgcctaacctacacatctttgaactgtgggaggaaaccggagcacccggagaaaatccacgcagacacagggccaGAATCGAAACTTGGGGCAGAcgtttaccggcatgtccgcccaaGGTTCATACAATCccccccccgaggtcaacggagaatgccgttctctgagcttcgcccacccccggaatcggggcacgcatgccggtaaaattccggcctgggtctctggtgctgtgaggcagcagtgctaaccattgtactgtGGTAGTTGTATATTGTACATGGTGGTAGTAGTTTGCATCCTTGGTAACATTAATCCCTCTCCCAGCACCTAAACAATATTATTTGATGATTTAGTTCATTGCTGTTATTGGGGCCTTGCAGCATGCAAATTAGCTtttgcatttcctgcattacaacagtaatGACATTAACAAACCAACGGTACTGAAAGATACCATGCAAATGGACGTCAATCATTTCTAACTCTCTTGAATGAATATTACATCGGGTTAACTATCAACTAATGCTGCAGAAAGTAACAACATTTTAATTCAAATTTGTCATAATCCACATGATTATCTTCACCGTGTAATGCAGGGGGCTAAAATGCTTCAATAATTGCATCAATGTATATTCCAAAATCTTACACCGGCTCTTGTCTTCAGATTCTTGTAATAGAAGTAATTGATATTTTCCATAGGCTGTCATTTCTCAATGCAAATAATTGCTCATTATTATGGT
This Mustelus asterias chromosome 18, sMusAst1.hap1.1, whole genome shotgun sequence DNA region includes the following protein-coding sequences:
- the LOC144506847 gene encoding potassium channel subfamily K member 10-like, whose protein sequence is MDSGPQSSPTVMKWKTVLAIFVVVVVYLVIGGTVFRALEKPFESKQKNKITTEKSNFLRNHPCVNPGELDALIEHAIEALGAGVNPVDNSANNTSHWELGSAFFFAGTVITTIGYGNIAPSTEGGKIFCILYALFGIPLFGFLLAGIGDQLGTIFGKSIARVEKVFRKKQVSQTKIRVISTILFILAGCLVFVTIPAIIFKHIEGWTTLDSIYFVVITLTTVGFGDYVAGGNISIHYREWYKPLVWFWILVGLAYFAAVLSMIGDWLRVISKKTKEEVGEIKAHAAEWKANVTAEFRETRRRLSVEIHDKLQRAATIRNMERRRLGLDQRAHSLDMLSPEKRLAFAGLETGQFKASSQESINGNSNNLQQKETRQYDKHMQGASEDNIINKVGSSARGPKRYKNRDLKREIPENVRKIYETFGNCTLDEEKKEQEIEKENNTNVPAITSYVQHSEVEDDRTPNEAKNPENRKLLEKKI